In a single window of the Papaver somniferum cultivar HN1 chromosome 8, ASM357369v1, whole genome shotgun sequence genome:
- the LOC113302471 gene encoding PLAT domain-containing protein 3-like, with protein sequence MKRSIYSVILLISFFFVSATNGASNSDDECVYTMYVKTGSIIKAGTDSKISVIIGDAKGRSVNIPNIEAWGGTMGPNYDYFEWGNLDIFTGRGPCIDRPVCSMNVTSDGSGLHHGWYCDYIEVTSTGPHKRCSQSIFHVEQWLANDAPPYRLSAYLNGCAKKPQGLLRNGPFVVRNNKNVIQEVVV encoded by the exons ATGAAACGCTCCATTTATTCAGTCATCCTTCTGATATCCTTCTTCTTTGTATCAGCCACTAATGGAGCTTCCAACTCT GATGATGAATGTGTATACACAATGTATGTTAAAACAGGGTCAATCATAAAAGCTGGAACAGATTCAAAGATCAGTGTTATAATAGGAGATGCCAAAGGCAGATCTGTGAATATTCCAAATATCGAAGCATGGGGAGGAACAATGGGACCAAATTATGATTACTTTGAATGGGGTAATCTTGATATTTTTACTGGAAGAGGTCCATGTATTGATAGACCAGTATGTAGTATGAATGTAACATCTGATGGTTCAGGTTTACATCATGGATGGTATTGTGATTATATTGAAGTTACTTCAACTGGTCCTCACAAGAGATGTAGTCAGAGTATTTTTCATGTTGAGCAATGGCTTGCTAATGATGCTCCTCCTTATAGACTCTCTGCTTATCTCAATGGGTGTGCCAAGAAACCACAGGGGCTTCTTAGAAATGGACCCTTTGTTGTTAGAAACAATAAAAATGTCATTCAAGAAGTTGTAGTCTGA
- the LOC113302470 gene encoding uncharacterized protein LOC113302470 isoform X2, translating to METGDPNSGESRTSLVAPNDGFRNEGLIPQLFTSVPALNEAASYLSQTTSYLTRCFTESAQEPMSRVNAQELATLSFGTSRSSSTDGESSYGSTNSLTTTAAPSVHDVPIRGSPTHTSEETTQNTVSTQTGFNGLSMFQGLISRARKTVRGSADDIGWLQRASGLPPVEDGTKRFDELLGNIRHGVHTLPNSMVYLLVPGLFSNHGPLYFVNTKTFFSKLGLACHIAKIHSEASVEKNAREIKDYIEEIYWGSGKRVMLLGHSKGGVDAAAALSIYWPDLKDKVAGLALAQSPYGGSPIASDILREGQLGDYVQFRKIMEILICKVIKGDMQALEDLTYEKRKDFLMKNHLPRELPVVSFHTEAGIAPGILAMSHVAHAELPLVPTLSMGGSSSSQSTKLPVVMPLAAAMAACAQVLQVRYGEKSDGLVTCRDAEVPGSVVVRPKRKLDHAWMVYSSMNNDPGEADASQVCEALLTLLVEVGQKKRLAPSLKDE from the exons ATGGAAACTGGGGACCCGAACTCTGGAGAATCACGTACATCTTTGGTG GCACCAAATGATGGTTTCAGAAATGAAGGGCTTATCCCTCAGTTATTTACTTCTGTCCCAGCCCTCAACGAAGCTGCTTCATATCTCTCCCAAACAACTTCATATTTAACTAGATGCTTCACTGAATCTGCTC AAGAACCAATGAGTAGAGTTAATGCTCAGGAACTAGCAACACTTTCATTTGGTACCAGCAGATCATCATCTACCGATGGTGAATCTTCGTATGGTTCAACAAATTCTTTAACGACTACTGCTGCTCCATCTGTACATGATGTGCCAATAAGAGGGTCACCTACACATACATCCGAGGAAACTACACAAAATACGGTATCAACTCAGACTGGTTTTAACGGATTATCCATGTTCCAAGG TCTTATTTCCCGGGCACGAAAGACGGTTCGTGGATCAGCAGATGATATTGGTTGGCTTCAGCGCGCATCAGGATTACCACCGGTTGAAGACGGAACAAAGAGATTTGATGAATTGCTTGGAAACATAAG ACATGGCGTACACACATTGCCAAACTCGATGGTTTATTTATTGGTTCCAG GTCTCTTCAGCAACCATGGGCCACTTTATTTTGTGAATACCAAAACGTTTTTCTCAAAGTTGGGTCTGGCTTGCCATATTGCTAAGATACACAGTGAG GCTTCAGTTGAGAAAAATGCACGGGAGATAAAAGATTATATTGAAGAAATATATTGGGGGTCTGGGAAGCGTGTTATGCTTCTCGGGCACAGCAAAGGTGGAGTTGATGCAGCGGCTGCATTGTCTATATACTGGCCTGATCTTAAAGATAAGGTTGCAGGCTTAGCATTAGCGCAAAGCCCGTATGGAGGTAGCCCAATAGCTTCTGATATACTGCGAGAAGGGCAACTTGGTGATTATGTGCAATTCCGAAAAATTATGGAGATCCTGATCTGTAAAGTCATTAAG GGTGACATGCAGGCTTTAGAAGACTTGACATATGAAAAGCGGAAGGACTTCCTAATGAAGAACCACTTACCAAGGGAACTTCCGGTCGTTTCTTTCCACACAGAGGCTGGAATTGCCCCTGGGATACTAGCAATGTCTCACGTTGCGCATGCGGAGCTTCCTCTGGTCCCAACTCTTTCAATGGGAGGTAGCAGCAGCAGCCAATCTACAAAACTCCCAGTCGTTATGCCACTTGCTGCTGCAATGGCTGCATGTGCCCAGGTTCTTCAAGTTAGGTATGGGGAAAAGAGCGATGGACTTGTAACATGTCGTGATGCAGAGGTTCCTGGCTCGGTTGTGGTTCGTCCGAAGCGGAAATTGGATCATGCTTGGATGGTTTATTCGTCAATGAACAATGATCCAGGTGAAGCTGATGCCTCCCAAGTATGCGAGGCGCTCCTTACTTTGTTGGTTGAAGTTGGGCAAAAGAAGAGACTTGCACCTTCCTTGAAGGACGAGTGA
- the LOC113302470 gene encoding uncharacterized protein LOC113302470 isoform X1: protein MRISTRKLNITGKGQCRKLQSKLENVKMQAPNDGFRNEGLIPQLFTSVPALNEAASYLSQTTSYLTRCFTESAQEPMSRVNAQELATLSFGTSRSSSTDGESSYGSTNSLTTTAAPSVHDVPIRGSPTHTSEETTQNTVSTQTGFNGLSMFQGLISRARKTVRGSADDIGWLQRASGLPPVEDGTKRFDELLGNIRHGVHTLPNSMVYLLVPGLFSNHGPLYFVNTKTFFSKLGLACHIAKIHSEASVEKNAREIKDYIEEIYWGSGKRVMLLGHSKGGVDAAAALSIYWPDLKDKVAGLALAQSPYGGSPIASDILREGQLGDYVQFRKIMEILICKVIKGDMQALEDLTYEKRKDFLMKNHLPRELPVVSFHTEAGIAPGILAMSHVAHAELPLVPTLSMGGSSSSQSTKLPVVMPLAAAMAACAQVLQVRYGEKSDGLVTCRDAEVPGSVVVRPKRKLDHAWMVYSSMNNDPGEADASQVCEALLTLLVEVGQKKRLAPSLKDE, encoded by the exons ATGAGAATCAGCACCCGTAAGCTAAACATTACTGGAAAAGGACAGTGCCGAAAGCTGCAAAGTAAATTAGAAAACGTCAAAATGCAG GCACCAAATGATGGTTTCAGAAATGAAGGGCTTATCCCTCAGTTATTTACTTCTGTCCCAGCCCTCAACGAAGCTGCTTCATATCTCTCCCAAACAACTTCATATTTAACTAGATGCTTCACTGAATCTGCTC AAGAACCAATGAGTAGAGTTAATGCTCAGGAACTAGCAACACTTTCATTTGGTACCAGCAGATCATCATCTACCGATGGTGAATCTTCGTATGGTTCAACAAATTCTTTAACGACTACTGCTGCTCCATCTGTACATGATGTGCCAATAAGAGGGTCACCTACACATACATCCGAGGAAACTACACAAAATACGGTATCAACTCAGACTGGTTTTAACGGATTATCCATGTTCCAAGG TCTTATTTCCCGGGCACGAAAGACGGTTCGTGGATCAGCAGATGATATTGGTTGGCTTCAGCGCGCATCAGGATTACCACCGGTTGAAGACGGAACAAAGAGATTTGATGAATTGCTTGGAAACATAAG ACATGGCGTACACACATTGCCAAACTCGATGGTTTATTTATTGGTTCCAG GTCTCTTCAGCAACCATGGGCCACTTTATTTTGTGAATACCAAAACGTTTTTCTCAAAGTTGGGTCTGGCTTGCCATATTGCTAAGATACACAGTGAG GCTTCAGTTGAGAAAAATGCACGGGAGATAAAAGATTATATTGAAGAAATATATTGGGGGTCTGGGAAGCGTGTTATGCTTCTCGGGCACAGCAAAGGTGGAGTTGATGCAGCGGCTGCATTGTCTATATACTGGCCTGATCTTAAAGATAAGGTTGCAGGCTTAGCATTAGCGCAAAGCCCGTATGGAGGTAGCCCAATAGCTTCTGATATACTGCGAGAAGGGCAACTTGGTGATTATGTGCAATTCCGAAAAATTATGGAGATCCTGATCTGTAAAGTCATTAAG GGTGACATGCAGGCTTTAGAAGACTTGACATATGAAAAGCGGAAGGACTTCCTAATGAAGAACCACTTACCAAGGGAACTTCCGGTCGTTTCTTTCCACACAGAGGCTGGAATTGCCCCTGGGATACTAGCAATGTCTCACGTTGCGCATGCGGAGCTTCCTCTGGTCCCAACTCTTTCAATGGGAGGTAGCAGCAGCAGCCAATCTACAAAACTCCCAGTCGTTATGCCACTTGCTGCTGCAATGGCTGCATGTGCCCAGGTTCTTCAAGTTAGGTATGGGGAAAAGAGCGATGGACTTGTAACATGTCGTGATGCAGAGGTTCCTGGCTCGGTTGTGGTTCGTCCGAAGCGGAAATTGGATCATGCTTGGATGGTTTATTCGTCAATGAACAATGATCCAGGTGAAGCTGATGCCTCCCAAGTATGCGAGGCGCTCCTTACTTTGTTGGTTGAAGTTGGGCAAAAGAAGAGACTTGCACCTTCCTTGAAGGACGAGTGA